The Camelus bactrianus isolate YW-2024 breed Bactrian camel chromosome 12, ASM4877302v1, whole genome shotgun sequence genome includes a window with the following:
- the PRIM1 gene encoding DNA primase small subunit — METFDPAELPELLKLYYRRLFPYAQYYRWLNYGGVVKNYFQHREFSFTLKDDIYIRYQSFNNQSDLEKEMQKMNPYKIDIGAVYSHRPNQHNTVKLGAFQAQEKELVFDIDMTDYDDVRRCCSSADICSKCWTLMTMAIHIIDRALKEDFGFKHRLWVYSGRRGVHCWVCDESVRKLSSAVRSGIVEYLSLVKGGQDVKKKVHLSEKIHPFVRKSINIIKKDFERYALVDQDILGNKESWDKILALVPETMHDELQQNFQKDHNSLQRWEHLKKAISKYQSNNKNDKCGPWLEWEIMLQYCFPRLDVNVSKGINHLLKSPFSVHPKTGRISVPIDLQKVDQFDPFTVPTISSICRELDAISTNEDEKENGAESDIKRRTRDYKKTSLAPFVKVFEQFLENLDKSRKGELLKKSDLQKDF, encoded by the exons ATGGAGACTTTTGATCCAGCCGAGCTGCCCGAGCTGCTTAAGCTTTATTATCGGAGGCTCTTTCCCTACGCCCAGTACTATCGCTGGCTCAACTATGGCGGAG TGGTAAAGAATTACTTTCAACACCGTGAATTTTCATTCACATTGAAAGATGATATTTACATCCGCTACCAATCCTTCAACAACCAGAGTGATCTGGAGAAGGAGATGCAGAAAATGAATCCATATAAGATTGATATAGGCGCGGTATATTCGCACAGA CCCAATCAGCACAATACAGTGAAGCTGGGAGCTTTCCAGGCTCAGGAAAAAGAACTGGTATTTGACATTGACATGACAGACTATGACGATGTGAGGAGATGTTGTAG TTCTGCAGACATATGTTCTAAGTGCTGGACCCTCATGACGATGGCCATACACATCATCGACCGAGCGTTGAAAG AGGACTTTGGATTTAAGCATCGTCTCTGGGTATATTCTGGAAGGAGAGGTGTTCATTGTTGGGTCTGTGATGAATCAGTCAGAAAACTGTCCTCTGCAGTACGTTCTGGGATAGTTGAGTATTTGAGTCTTGTAAAG GGTGGTCAAGATGTTAAAAAGAAAGTTCACCTAAGTGAAAAAATTCACCCTTTTGTCAG AAAATCtataaacataattaaaaaagactttgaaAGATATGCCTTGGTTGATCAAGATATTCTTGGAAATAAAGAAAGCTGGGATAAGATTTTAGCCCTTGTTCCTGAAA CAATGCATGATGAACTTCAACAGAACTTTCAAAAGGATCACAATTCACTTCAGCGTTGGGAGCATTTGAAAAAAGCAATCAGCAAATATCAG AGTAacaacaaaaatgacaaatgtGGACCCTGGCTTGAGTGGGAGATCATGCTCCAGTACTGTTTTCCACGACTGGATGTCAATGTTAGCAAAGGAAtcaatcatttattgaagagccCTTTTAGTGTTCATCCTAAAACAG GTCGCATTTCTGTGCCTATTGATTTACAGAAAGTGGATCAGTTTGATCCGTTTACTGTTCCAACCATAAG TTCCATCTGCCGTGAATTGGATGCCATTTCCACTAATGAAGACGAAAAAGAGAATGGAGCTGAATCAGATATCAAACGTAGAACCAGAG ATTACAAGAAGACCAGTCTAGCTCCTTTTGTAAAAGTTTTTGAACAGTTTCTTGAAAACCTGGATAAATCCCGAAAAGGAGAACTTCTCAAGAAGAGTG ACTTACAAAAAGACTTCTGA